The following proteins come from a genomic window of Pseudomonas putida:
- a CDS encoding methyl-accepting chemotaxis protein: protein MFNSKLKKEIQQLREELHSIEQIKNSLDSEMLVLQLDPQGRIELVNGNFEKEMLYRSEQLIGRSIEDIVPEHVKTLDFYRRMKSAISRGEHLNGAFRLLRGNGEEAWLRSILQPVKGSDGRIRHFSMHSSDLTRTIETSREHESLIKALMRSTAVIEFNLDGQVLTANDRFLQTVGYSLEQIRGKHHRMFCEPEEANSAGYQAFWDKLRRGEYVADRFKRIDAHGRTVWLEASYNPIIDAHDVLYKVVKFATVITDQVNQEQAVAQAADIAYNTSLETDNSAHKATDVVTQTVEVMRGLEGSMQEAAEGIQALDKQSKVIGAIIKTISDIAGQTNLLALNAAIEAARAGEQGRGFAVVADEVRQLASRTSTATEEIAKVVQQNEQLAQAAVDIIDTSKRQAEQGLALAADTGGVIVEIQEGAKKVVDAVGQFSSRLGQ from the coding sequence ATGTTCAACAGCAAGCTCAAAAAAGAAATCCAGCAACTGCGCGAGGAGCTTCATTCCATCGAGCAGATCAAGAACAGCCTGGACAGCGAAATGCTGGTGCTCCAGCTCGACCCCCAAGGGCGTATCGAGCTGGTCAACGGCAACTTCGAGAAAGAGATGCTGTACCGTAGCGAGCAACTGATCGGGCGCAGTATCGAAGACATCGTGCCGGAACACGTGAAGACGCTCGATTTCTACCGGCGCATGAAAAGCGCCATCAGCCGCGGCGAACACCTCAACGGTGCTTTCCGGTTGTTGCGTGGCAACGGCGAAGAAGCCTGGTTGCGTTCGATCCTGCAGCCGGTCAAGGGCAGTGACGGGCGCATCAGGCATTTCTCCATGCACTCCAGCGACCTGACCCGCACCATCGAGACCTCGCGCGAACATGAAAGCCTGATCAAGGCATTGATGCGTTCAACCGCGGTGATCGAATTCAACCTCGACGGCCAGGTGCTGACTGCCAATGACCGCTTTCTGCAAACGGTGGGTTACAGCCTGGAGCAGATTCGCGGCAAGCATCACCGCATGTTCTGCGAACCGGAAGAAGCCAACTCGGCGGGATATCAGGCGTTCTGGGACAAGCTGCGCCGCGGTGAGTACGTGGCCGACCGGTTCAAACGGATCGATGCCCATGGCCGTACGGTGTGGCTGGAGGCGTCCTACAACCCGATCATCGATGCCCATGATGTGCTGTACAAGGTGGTGAAGTTCGCCACCGTGATCACCGACCAGGTCAATCAGGAGCAGGCCGTGGCGCAGGCGGCAGACATCGCTTACAACACCTCGCTGGAAACCGACAACAGTGCGCACAAGGCCACCGATGTGGTCACCCAGACCGTCGAAGTGATGCGGGGGTTGGAAGGGTCGATGCAGGAAGCCGCCGAAGGCATCCAGGCGCTGGACAAACAATCGAAGGTGATCGGCGCGATCATCAAGACCATCAGCGACATTGCCGGCCAGACCAACCTGCTGGCGCTCAACGCGGCCATCGAGGCCGCCCGGGCGGGTGAGCAGGGCCGTGGCTTTGCCGTGGTTGCCGACGAAGTGCGCCAGCTGGCTTCACGTACCAGTACCGCCACCGAAGAGATCGCCAAGGTGGTGCAGCAGAACGAGCAGCTGGCCCAGGCGGCCGTGGACATCATCGATACCAGCAAGCGCCAGGCCGAACAGGGGCTGGCGCTGGCGGCTGATACCGGTGGGGTGATCGTCGAGATTCAGGAAGGGGCGAAGAAAGTTGTGGATGCGGTCGGGCAGTTTTCCAGCCGGTTGGGGCAGTAA
- the cysZ gene encoding sulfate transporter CysZ, whose amino-acid sequence MQAPVLSGPQYLREGLKLVLSPNLRLFVLLPLAINLLLFGGMIYFAGHQFGLWLDALMPTLPDWLSFLSYILWPLFVALLVLMVFFTFTLVANIIAAPFNGFLAEKVEVVVRGEDNFPAFSWGELVAMVPRTFGREMRKLGYFLPRAIALFILSFIPVVNVIAAPLWLIFGVWMMAIQYIDYPADNNKMSWQDMLAWLRQKRWQSLGFGGITYLALMVPVVNVLMMPAAVAGATLFWVRERN is encoded by the coding sequence ATGCAAGCCCCTGTCCTCTCTGGCCCCCAGTACCTGCGCGAAGGCCTGAAACTGGTGCTCAGCCCCAATCTGCGGTTGTTCGTGCTGCTGCCGTTGGCGATCAACCTGCTGCTGTTCGGCGGCATGATCTACTTCGCCGGCCACCAGTTCGGCCTTTGGCTCGATGCCCTGATGCCAACCCTGCCGGACTGGCTGAGCTTCCTCAGCTACATACTCTGGCCGCTTTTCGTCGCCTTGCTGGTGTTGATGGTGTTCTTCACCTTTACCCTGGTGGCCAACATCATCGCCGCGCCTTTCAATGGTTTTCTGGCCGAAAAGGTCGAGGTGGTGGTACGTGGCGAGGACAACTTCCCGGCGTTCAGCTGGGGCGAGCTGGTGGCGATGGTGCCACGCACCTTCGGCCGCGAAATGCGCAAGCTCGGCTACTTCCTGCCACGGGCCATCGCGCTGTTCATCCTCTCGTTCATCCCGGTGGTGAACGTGATCGCAGCACCGCTGTGGCTGATCTTCGGTGTGTGGATGATGGCCATCCAGTACATCGACTACCCGGCGGACAACAACAAGATGAGCTGGCAGGACATGCTCGCCTGGCTGCGCCAGAAGCGCTGGCAGAGCCTGGGCTTTGGCGGCATCACCTACCTGGCGCTGATGGTGCCGGTGGTGAACGTGCTGATGATGCCGGCTGCGGTGGCAGGGGCCACGCTGTTCTGGGTACGCGAGCGCAACTGA